From Acinetobacter suaedae, one genomic window encodes:
- a CDS encoding metal-dependent hydrolase, protein MNAKVNISNRAGASFPVRRMDFEFGEVPRYWANGDAALTHFMTALSALFPEGEQFFVNSTRAVRNDPKLADPRLQKEISAFIGQEAMHSKEHLAFNASAQAYGYDVRKLEAQTGKVIHTATTIISTVMKPFGFTKEMIGLTGTCALEHFTSTIAEELLSNPDIQAMFQDETMYHLWMWHAVEENEHKAVAFDVYEAMYGQGVKAYFMRSLALVIAMGLIFITQSYFTATLLKTDGKLTWRDTKYMLKFMYGYKGFMTRQIPTLLAFLRPNFHPNDDDTTELLNKWRAELGFNPN, encoded by the coding sequence ATGAACGCTAAAGTCAATATTTCAAACCGAGCTGGTGCAAGTTTCCCTGTGCGTCGAATGGATTTTGAATTTGGTGAAGTACCACGCTATTGGGCAAATGGTGATGCGGCATTGACACATTTTATGACCGCCCTTTCCGCACTTTTCCCAGAGGGTGAGCAATTTTTTGTAAATAGCACACGTGCTGTTCGAAATGATCCTAAACTCGCAGATCCTAGATTACAAAAAGAAATCAGTGCTTTTATTGGTCAAGAGGCTATGCACTCTAAAGAGCATTTAGCTTTTAATGCATCTGCACAAGCGTATGGTTATGATGTGCGTAAATTGGAAGCACAGACTGGAAAAGTCATTCATACAGCAACAACGATTATTTCGACTGTGATGAAACCATTTGGTTTTACCAAAGAGATGATTGGTTTAACGGGGACATGTGCTTTAGAGCATTTCACCTCTACGATTGCGGAAGAACTGTTGAGCAATCCAGATATTCAGGCAATGTTCCAAGACGAAACGATGTATCATCTTTGGATGTGGCATGCAGTAGAGGAAAATGAACATAAAGCTGTTGCCTTTGATGTGTACGAGGCAATGTATGGTCAAGGTGTTAAAGCTTATTTTATGCGCTCGTTAGCTTTGGTCATTGCGATGGGACTTATCTTTATCACTCAATCCTATTTTACAGCGACATTACTTAAAACTGATGGTAAGTTGACATGGCGTGATACCAAATACATGCTGAAGTTTATGTATGGTTATAAAGGCTTTATGACACGTCAAATACCAACATTACTTGCATTCTTACGACCAAATTTCCATCCTAATGATGATGATACGACTGAACTATTAAATAAATGGCGTGCGGAATTAGGTTTTAATCCGAACTAA
- a CDS encoding metal-dependent hydrolase: MNAKVNISNRAGASFPVRRMNFDFDQVPEYWMNGSAGLTHFMTALSALFPDGEKLFIDAVRAVRYHPTIKDDAELQKEISAFIGQEAMHTQEHVNFNASAQKYGHDVRSLEQITGRYIQFALKNFSKVVKPFGMTREMVDLTATTALEHFTATIASELLRNQHIQDLMTDDTMSYMWFWHAVEENEHKAVAYDVYEAVFGKGLKAYSLRTTALVFAMALIFILQSYFTLRLLQQDKKLNLKELGMIYKYGYSPSKGIITGMASEMLAYFRPRFHPNDLDTVQLLKDWKAKLGL, translated from the coding sequence ATGAATGCTAAAGTGAATATTTCCAACCGTGCAGGCGCAAGTTTTCCAGTACGTCGTATGAATTTTGATTTTGATCAAGTCCCTGAGTATTGGATGAATGGGTCAGCTGGACTGACACATTTTATGACGGCATTATCTGCATTATTTCCAGATGGTGAAAAATTATTTATCGATGCTGTGCGTGCTGTACGTTATCACCCAACAATTAAAGATGATGCTGAATTACAGAAAGAAATCAGTGCATTTATTGGTCAAGAAGCGATGCATACACAGGAGCATGTAAACTTCAATGCTTCTGCACAAAAATACGGTCATGATGTTCGATCACTAGAGCAAATAACAGGGCGCTATATTCAGTTTGCGCTTAAAAATTTTTCTAAAGTAGTGAAGCCATTTGGAATGACTAGAGAAATGGTCGACTTAACAGCAACCACAGCTTTAGAACATTTTACTGCAACGATTGCTTCTGAATTACTTCGTAATCAGCATATTCAGGACTTAATGACCGATGACACCATGTCATATATGTGGTTCTGGCATGCTGTAGAAGAAAATGAACATAAAGCAGTTGCTTATGATGTCTATGAGGCTGTATTTGGTAAAGGTCTTAAAGCTTATAGTTTACGTACTACAGCACTAGTCTTTGCGATGGCATTGATTTTTATACTTCAGTCATACTTTACTCTACGTTTGCTTCAACAAGATAAGAAGTTGAATTTAAAAGAGCTTGGTATGATTTATAAATATGGCTATAGTCCATCAAAAGGCATTATTACGGGTATGGCTAGTGAAATGTTGGCCTATTTCAGACCTCGTTTTCATCCAAATGATTTGGATACGGTACAATTACTGAAAGATTGGAAAGCGAAACTAGGTTTATAA
- a CDS encoding arginyltransferase: MKSYQPKSLLNDLQYYITPPHDCSYLDNKSARMVFLDPIHRIDVVTLSELSRVGFRRSGDFIYRPECHLCRQCLSCRVPIQEFKMNSSQKKAWKRNQDLQMSILPTSQATQQHYDLYERYINERHADGDMYPASLDQFEKFLVHSCTESFFIELWKDQKLIGVSTCDLMDDGLSAVYTFFDPDEQRRSLGVFAILKQIEYVKTLNLDYLYLGYWVPHSSKMNYKSQYTPLELLLDGQWRRLNRPLSSNEIQQLGSSLMSTLPSEWNNLIIK; this comes from the coding sequence ATGAAATCATACCAACCCAAGTCCCTTTTAAATGACTTACAGTACTACATTACTCCACCACACGACTGTAGTTATCTGGATAACAAATCAGCTCGTATGGTATTTTTGGACCCCATTCACCGCATTGATGTGGTGACGTTATCAGAACTTTCACGTGTCGGTTTTCGCCGTAGCGGTGATTTTATTTATCGCCCTGAATGTCATTTATGCCGCCAATGCTTATCTTGTCGCGTACCAATTCAAGAATTTAAAATGAACAGTAGCCAAAAAAAGGCTTGGAAGCGCAATCAAGATTTACAGATGAGCATTTTGCCAACATCTCAGGCCACACAACAGCATTATGATTTATACGAACGTTATATTAACGAAAGGCATGCTGATGGCGACATGTATCCTGCGAGTTTAGATCAATTTGAAAAATTTCTAGTGCACAGCTGCACAGAAAGCTTCTTCATTGAGCTCTGGAAAGATCAAAAATTAATTGGTGTTTCAACCTGTGACTTGATGGATGATGGTTTATCTGCAGTTTATACTTTTTTTGATCCAGATGAACAACGTCGCTCATTGGGTGTATTTGCGATTCTTAAGCAAATCGAATATGTCAAAACGCTGAATCTCGATTACCTCTATCTAGGTTACTGGGTTCCTCATTCATCCAAGATGAATTATAAATCACAATACACACCACTCGAGTTATTACTTGATGGGCAATGGCGTCGACTCAATCGCCCACTTTCTAGCAATGAAATTCAGCAACTAGGAAGTTCTTTAATGAGTACTCTCCCATCAGAATGGAACAATTTAATTATTAAATAA
- the fusA gene encoding elongation factor G, whose protein sequence is MARQTPITRYRNIGISAHIDAGKTTTTERILYYTGVSHKIGEVHDGAATMDWMEQEQERGITITSAATTCFWSGMANQFQQHRINVIDTPGHVDFTIEVERSMRVLDGACMVYCAVGGVQPQSETVWRQANKYQVPRLAFVNKMDRTGANFFRAVEQVKTRLGGNPVPIVVPIGAEDTFQGVVDLIEMKAIIWDEESQGMKFEYGDIPADLVDTAQEWRTNMVEAAAEASEELMDKYLEEGDLSKEDIIAGLRARTLACEIQVMLCGSAFKNKGVQRMLDAVIEFLPSPTEVKAIEGILDDKDETKASREASDEAPFSALAFKIMNDKFVGNLTFVRVYSGVLKQGDPVYNPVKSKRERIGRIVQMHANERQDLDEIRAGDIAACVGLKDVTTGDTLCDEKNIITLERMEFPEPVISLAVEPKTKADQEKMSIALGRLAKEDPSFRVRTDEESGQTIIAGMGELHLDIIVDRMKREFGVEANIGKPMVAYRETIKKTVEQEGKFVRQTGGKGKFGHVYVRLEPLDVEAAGKEYEFAEEVVGGVVPKEFFGAVDKGIQERMKNGVLAGYPVVGVKAVLYDGSYHDVDSDELSFKMAGSYAFRDGFMKADPILLEPIMKVEVETPEDYMGDIMGDLNRRRGMVQGMDDLPGGTKAIKAEVPLAEMFGYATQMRSMSQGRATYSMEFAKYAETPRNVAEGIIAKFQAGGKKGDDE, encoded by the coding sequence TGTATCTCACAAAATCGGTGAAGTACACGATGGTGCAGCTACAATGGACTGGATGGAACAAGAGCAAGAGCGTGGTATTACCATTACTTCTGCTGCTACGACTTGTTTCTGGTCAGGTATGGCTAACCAATTCCAACAACACCGTATCAACGTAATTGATACACCGGGACACGTAGACTTCACAATTGAAGTTGAACGTTCTATGCGTGTTCTTGATGGTGCGTGCATGGTTTACTGTGCAGTTGGTGGTGTACAACCTCAGTCAGAAACTGTATGGCGCCAAGCAAACAAATATCAAGTTCCTCGTTTAGCATTCGTGAACAAGATGGACCGTACTGGTGCAAACTTCTTCCGTGCTGTTGAGCAAGTTAAAACACGTTTGGGCGGTAACCCTGTACCAATCGTTGTGCCAATCGGTGCTGAAGATACTTTCCAAGGTGTTGTTGATCTTATCGAAATGAAAGCGATTATCTGGGATGAAGAATCTCAAGGTATGAAGTTTGAGTACGGTGATATTCCAGCTGACCTCGTTGATACTGCCCAAGAATGGCGTACTAACATGGTGGAAGCAGCTGCTGAAGCATCTGAAGAGTTGATGGATAAGTACCTTGAAGAAGGTGATCTTTCTAAAGAAGATATCATCGCTGGTTTACGTGCTCGTACATTAGCATGTGAAATTCAAGTAATGCTTTGTGGTTCTGCGTTCAAGAACAAAGGTGTTCAACGTATGTTGGATGCTGTAATTGAATTCTTACCATCACCTACAGAAGTTAAAGCGATCGAAGGTATCCTTGACGACAAAGACGAAACTAAAGCGTCTCGTGAAGCATCTGACGAAGCTCCGTTCTCTGCGTTAGCGTTCAAAATCATGAACGACAAATTCGTAGGTAACTTAACATTCGTACGTGTTTATTCTGGTGTTCTTAAACAAGGTGATCCAGTTTATAACCCAGTTAAATCTAAGCGTGAACGTATCGGTCGTATCGTACAAATGCACGCAAACGAACGTCAAGATCTTGATGAAATTCGTGCAGGTGATATCGCAGCGTGTGTAGGTCTTAAAGACGTTACCACTGGTGATACATTATGTGATGAGAAAAACATCATTACACTTGAGCGTATGGAATTCCCAGAGCCAGTAATTTCATTGGCTGTTGAACCAAAAACTAAAGCAGACCAAGAAAAAATGTCGATTGCTTTAGGTCGTTTGGCGAAAGAAGATCCATCATTCCGCGTTCGTACTGACGAAGAATCTGGTCAAACAATTATTGCTGGTATGGGTGAGCTTCACCTTGACATCATCGTTGACCGTATGAAGCGTGAATTCGGTGTTGAAGCGAATATCGGTAAACCAATGGTTGCTTATCGTGAAACGATTAAGAAAACTGTTGAGCAGGAAGGTAAATTCGTACGTCAAACTGGTGGTAAAGGTAAATTCGGTCACGTATATGTACGTTTAGAACCGCTTGATGTTGAAGCTGCTGGTAAAGAATACGAATTCGCAGAAGAAGTTGTAGGTGGTGTAGTACCTAAAGAATTCTTCGGTGCGGTAGACAAAGGTATTCAAGAGCGTATGAAGAATGGTGTCTTGGCTGGTTACCCAGTTGTAGGCGTTAAAGCTGTTCTTTATGATGGTTCTTACCATGATGTCGACTCTGATGAATTGTCGTTCAAAATGGCAGGTTCATATGCTTTCCGTGACGGTTTCATGAAAGCGGATCCTATCCTTCTTGAACCAATCATGAAAGTTGAAGTGGAAACTCCAGAAGATTACATGGGCGATATCATGGGTGACTTAAACCGTCGTCGTGGTATGGTTCAAGGTATGGACGATCTTCCTGGTGGAACAAAAGCAATTAAAGCAGAAGTTCCACTTGCTGAGATGTTTGGTTACGCAACTCAAATGCGTTCTATGTCTCAAGGTCGTGCGACGTATTCTATGGAATTCGCTAAATACGCTGAAACTCCACGTAACGTGGCTGAAGGCATCATCGCTAAGTTCCAAGCTGGCGGTAAAAAAGGTGACGACGAGTAA
- the tuf gene encoding elongation factor Tu translates to MAKAKFERNKPHVNVGTIGHVDHGKTTLTAAIATICAKTYGGEAKDYAAIDSAPEEKARGITINTSHVEYDSPTRHYAHVDCPGHADYVKNMITGAAQMDGAILVCAATDGPMPQTREHILLSRQVGVPYILVFLNKCDLVDDEELLELVEMEVRELLSTYDFPGDDTPVIRGSALKALEGDAGQYGESAVLALVEALDSYIPEPERAIDKAFLMPIEDVFSISGRGTVVTGRVEAGIIKVGEEVEIVGIKDTVKTTVTGVEMFRKLLDEGRAGENCGILLRGTKREEVQRGQVLAKPGTIKPHTKFDAEVYVLSKEEGGRHTPFLNGYRPQFYFRTTDVTGAIKLQDGVEMVMPGDNVEMSVELIHPIAMDPGLRFAIREGGRTVGAGVVAKVTA, encoded by the coding sequence ATGGCTAAAGCCAAGTTTGAACGTAATAAACCACACGTAAACGTGGGTACAATTGGTCACGTTGACCATGGTAAAACAACTTTAACTGCTGCGATTGCAACAATCTGTGCGAAAACTTACGGCGGTGAAGCAAAAGATTACGCAGCGATCGACTCTGCACCTGAAGAAAAAGCGCGTGGTATTACCATTAATACTTCACACGTAGAATACGATTCTCCAACTCGTCACTACGCTCACGTAGACTGCCCAGGCCACGCCGATTATGTTAAAAACATGATTACTGGTGCTGCTCAGATGGACGGTGCAATCCTTGTATGTGCAGCGACTGATGGTCCAATGCCACAAACTCGTGAACACATCCTTCTTTCTCGTCAGGTAGGTGTACCTTATATTCTTGTATTCTTGAACAAGTGTGACCTTGTTGATGATGAAGAATTACTTGAATTAGTAGAAATGGAAGTTCGTGAACTTCTTTCTACTTATGACTTCCCAGGTGATGACACTCCAGTAATCCGTGGTTCTGCGCTTAAAGCGTTAGAAGGTGATGCAGGTCAATACGGTGAGTCAGCAGTTCTTGCGCTTGTAGAAGCACTTGATTCTTACATTCCAGAGCCAGAGCGTGCAATCGACAAAGCATTCTTGATGCCAATCGAAGACGTATTCTCAATTTCTGGTCGTGGTACAGTAGTAACAGGTCGTGTTGAAGCTGGTATCATCAAAGTTGGTGAAGAAGTTGAAATCGTAGGTATCAAAGACACAGTTAAAACAACTGTAACTGGTGTTGAGATGTTCCGTAAACTTCTTGACGAAGGTCGTGCAGGTGAGAACTGTGGTATCTTACTTCGTGGTACAAAGCGTGAAGAAGTACAACGTGGTCAAGTACTTGCTAAGCCAGGTACAATCAAGCCGCACACTAAATTTGATGCAGAAGTATACGTACTATCTAAAGAAGAAGGTGGTCGTCATACTCCATTCCTTAACGGTTACCGTCCACAGTTCTACTTCCGTACAACTGACGTAACTGGCGCGATCAAATTACAAGATGGCGTAGAAATGGTAATGCCTGGTGACAACGTAGAGATGTCAGTAGAATTGATCCACCCAATCGCAATGGACCCAGGTCTACGTTTTGCGATCCGTGAAGGTGGTCGTACTGTAGGTGCTGGTGTTGTTGCGAAAGTAACTGCATAA
- the rimI gene encoding ribosomal protein S18-alanine N-acetyltransferase yields the protein MIRLMQESDLESVFTIERLVQTHPWSKQQFQESLASYQCTVYEQADQIVGFCILQPVLDEANLLLMAIHPSQQGRGLGYELLDYSIQHLKNDPIQIFLEVRESNAAAIRLYEKSGFHQIDLRKNYYPNVDGSKEHAVIMVKTCTDDFAVLFNN from the coding sequence GTGATTCGATTGATGCAGGAAAGTGATTTAGAAAGCGTCTTCACAATTGAGCGTTTAGTGCAAACTCATCCATGGTCGAAGCAGCAATTCCAAGAGTCTTTAGCTTCTTATCAATGTACTGTATATGAACAGGCTGACCAGATAGTCGGATTCTGTATTTTGCAGCCTGTGTTAGATGAAGCAAACTTACTACTGATGGCGATCCATCCAAGTCAGCAGGGTAGAGGTCTTGGATACGAGTTGCTCGATTATTCTATTCAGCACTTAAAGAATGATCCGATTCAGATTTTTTTAGAAGTGCGTGAAAGTAACGCAGCGGCAATTCGTTTGTATGAAAAGTCAGGTTTTCATCAAATTGATTTACGTAAAAACTATTATCCAAATGTCGATGGTTCAAAAGAGCATGCCGTGATTATGGTCAAAACATGCACTGATGATTTTGCGGTGTTATTTAATAATTAA